DNA from Diabrotica virgifera virgifera chromosome 10, PGI_DIABVI_V3a:
aattTGATAAACTGTACCATAGTAAAATGAAAGAGCATAAACCTTTCATTCGCTTTTAATTGCTTTGAGAAATTAACtcgaatatttaatatttatttaaacataATTAAATAAGACGGGCCTTATTTGGGTCAGATACCTTATACAGTTACTTCCCGACGGTctcctcctttttgacattttcctatCTCCTTCAATTTGTCTTCCAATTTTTCCATATCGAATTTTAATGCATTCTCGAATGAttcttccaccttttcaattttttgaatcttcgcaatctggtttacctcttcctgcattttgtctaaataaaccttcatatcttcatatttttccaactCCCACTGAAAAGTCTTCATACCAATCTCAAAGATATTCCTCAAAAGTGACTCTAAAACCCCTCAATCCAACACGCTGGGCTGGAAGATTTGATGCAGTCAATACATTGAAACAcatattttgccattttttaaagtgcctttcaagtctagttctgacaagtaacaaaagaaatgaaagagaCGAAGCAGCACAACTGAAAAAAGAAACTAGAATCattcaaatttgttttgttactaGTTGTGTAAAATAAAATCCTTGAAACCTTCAACATAGTCTCGAAAACACTGCAATCAAAATCTTTGGACCTTTTAACTGCTTACAGTTTACTTGAAGAGAGCCTCTAATTGAAATGAGAGGGCAATTTGAAACCTTCTTTAAAATGCCTTCAAATATGTGTCAACGTTGGGGAATACCAGTAGGGTTCGCTCCAAAAAGAATGCAAAAGACGCTCAAAAAAGAATGCAAAAGAAAAACCATTTCGATGAACTTTGCGAAGATGAAAGATTTCAAGATACCAAGTCATGATTTAGAGTAACCGTGTTTTACTCAATGATCGACACATTATGCCATCAGCTAGACACTCGCTTTCAAGGAATGAAAGCAGTGTTAGATACGTACAGAATTTTTCaacgtgattttattttaaatgcaaACGAACAACGAACAAGACCTTCAAAACGAAGCAATCAACTTCGTAAAACATTTTCCAGATGAGGGATGGGGGTTTACCCCCCCCCCTTCCTCTGGGGGTAAACCCATGAGAGCCACCGTTAGGGCCCCACATCaggtttgccccggggcccccaacatcgtacttacggcCCTGCTCTTCACCTTTAAAGTGTCGATTTTTGCTGATTTGATACTCTGATAAAAAATAACGAATTGTTACTgtcgagtttaaaaaaaaattatttaaaaaattgatttcgcgCGCGCAACTGACATTCAAAATCGATGGTCGCTTTaagcgttgtttctgagagaacggttcattctacacaaaaagtgttaataaacatttttttttcaaaattatctcagctacatttcttgGTAAATCCAGATCTTCACATTCTTGGTGAATCGATGTTTTGGACTTTTTTGAATCTTTTTTGGGGCCATAGTTAAATTTGGTCTTGATGGTTTTCTTAATTGTGCATAATTACAGAAGCAAACGTTAAATTGCGcatataaaaatttttcttttcatGTTTTACTAAATGTACAAATATACTTGTGAAAAAACGCAAactttaaaattacaaaatattctatgacgtattttataaatattgtaCATACACTTAATATGAAGGTCACAATAATTTTGATGAATATACAGGGACAGTCATAGGAGGCCGGATGAAGGGACTGATGAAGTGATGAATATTCCTATCAGCTGAATACGAAGTATTTGTTGGTCCTTGTGAAGTGCTCGATATACAATCCGATTCAATACAATTTCCACTATTTTCATGCAGTTTCCTCATGTGCTTTTTTAAATCGAAATTTCGGCAAAAGCCTTTCCCACAGACTCTGCAAGTGAAAGGCTTCTTATCATTGTGCGTGTGCATATGAAAAGTGAGGTTGTAAATTTGGTGAAAGGCTTTGGAACATACAGAACATTTATAAGCTTTTTCTCCACTATGCGTGAGTTTATGGTTCTTGTAGTTTCCTTTTTGATGGAAACCCTTTCCACAAAACTCACAGATGAAAGGTTTGTATCCAGCATGTATACGCGCATGCGTGTTAAGTGTTGAAGACCTATTAAAGGCTTTTCCACATGTATGACATTTGTGAGGTTTCTCAGATGTGTGGATAATTTTGTGCCTACAGAGTGTGGATGCCTGCCTAAAACCTTTCCCGCAAATCTTACAGACGAAAGGTCTAGCTCCTGTATGGACCGGCATATGCCTAGTAAGGTTGTAATGAGCATTGAAGACTTTCCCACATTCTCCACATTCAAAACTTTTCTGCTTCGGTGTTAACACGGGTGAACTCACATTCGAAGAGGACGTAGTTTTTGACTGTACTGCAACAGGACTTGTTTTAACTTGGTTAAAGTGGAGGGATAAAGGATTCACTGAAGGACTGCTACCAGTTTGTTCGGAAGGTTCTGGGACTACTGACGAACTGTACACAGATACTGATCCTAACATCAGTTGACTAGGGTGATAATAGACTAAAGGGTAATTCTGTAGAAAATCTGGGGAACGAAGTACATTGGGAACATATTTTTTAAAGGCTGATTCGAATGCCGAGCTCTGGGGTAGATTAAGTATATTATCCTTTCCTCGTTCGGGATCCGATTTTCTTAATTTAGTATCCGGTTCCATGATTTTTGCTATTGAAAAATTTAACGTCCTTGCTGGTGAAGATGGAGGCTTCTGCTGTGGCAGACAAATGTTGGTGGATATTTCGGCCATcgtaaaatattttatgatttcctgcaacaaaaaattaataattaatcaaatacTGTAGATTTAAAGTATacttatttattaatactatataGACTTTAGAAGAGAT
Protein-coding regions in this window:
- the LOC126893328 gene encoding fez family zinc finger protein 2-like — encoded protein: MAEISTNICLPQQKPPSSPARTLNFSIAKIMEPDTKLRKSDPERGKDNILNLPQSSAFESAFKKYVPNVLRSPDFLQNYPLVYYHPSQLMLGSVSVYSSSVVPEPSEQTGSSPSVNPLSLHFNQVKTSPVAVQSKTTSSSNVSSPVLTPKQKSFECGECGKVFNAHYNLTRHMPVHTGARPFVCKICGKGFRQASTLCRHKIIHTSEKPHKCHTCGKAFNRSSTLNTHARIHAGYKPFICEFCGKGFHQKGNYKNHKLTHSGEKAYKCSVCSKAFHQIYNLTFHMHTHNDKKPFTCRVCGKGFCRNFDLKKHMRKLHENSGNCIESDCISSTSQGPTNTSYSADRNIHHFISPFIRPPMTVPVYSSKLL